The sequence AAGCCGATCCTCGAAGAGGAGCACGTGGAGGGGTACCACGGCCAGATGAAGACGTGGGAGCCGCTGCACACGAAATGCGCCGAGGCGATCCAGACGCTCGCTAAGCGTACCGGCCAGGAAGGACCGCTCATCCGGGACGGATTCGCCGGCGCAATGGCTTCCCCCAAGGCTTCTTCGAAACGAGTGGCGTGACATACGCATGACCTGGGCCGGGCCCGCGGAGGGAACCGCCGTCCGGCCCAGGCGGATTCGACCGTTTCCTGCCCCACGGTTGTGAGAGGAACATGACGCCTGCAACGGTTCTGAAAGAGGAGCATGCCGGGGTCGGGATCATGCTCGGCATCCTGGAGAGGATCTGCGACCGGCTGCAGGAAGGGACGTATCCCGATCCCGGGCACATCGAGAGGATCCTGGAGTTCCTGAAGGTCTTCGTGGACACCTGCCACCACGGGAAGGAGGAGGACTTCCTCTTCCCGGGGATCGCCGAGGCCGGAGGGCGGGAAGAGCGGGAACTTGTCGCGTCCCTCCTGTCGGATCACCGGAACGGCCGGTCCTTCATCCGGGGGATGGAAGAGGCTTTTCCCGCTGCCCGGAAAGGGGACGGCCCCGCGGTGAACCGGTTCGTCGGCAACGCGCGCAAATACATCGCACTGCTGCGGTCGCACATCGACCGCGAGGACCGGGAGCTTCTTCCCCGGGTAGATGCCGTCCTCGGGAAGGAGCGGCAGGAAGCTCTCGTCGGGGAATTCGAGCGGATCGAGGAGGAGCGGATCGGCCGCGGCAAGCACGAGGAGTTCCATCTCCTCATGGACCGGCTCAGGGAGATCTACCCAGCCTGACGCTCCCGGAAGAGACGGTCAAGAACAAGTACCGTAACGATCCCCACCACGAACCCGTTCCCGGCGACCGGGCGCAGCATCGCGGGGATTCCCTCGAGCGCGGCCGCGGGCAGGAACGCCGTGACCGTTCCCGCCAGGAGCGGAAGCCCGATCACAAGCCCGTCCTCGAACCGAAAAGACCCGTCCTGGAAAGCGGCGATCATGCCGGCGGCGACCTGTCCGGCGAGCGTGTACACGAGGATCCCGCCGATCACCGTCGGCGGGATTGCCCCCACCGCCCCGAGGACCGCGGGGGAGAACGACGCCAGCAGGAGCAGGACGGCCGCGGGAACCAGGGGGAACCGCGAGCCGCAGCCGCTGGCGGCGATCACGCCGGGGCTCAGCGTGTAATCGACGGGACCGATGACGCCGAGGGCCCCCGCGACGACGTTCGCGATTCCCGCGACGGTCATTCCTCTCCGGGTGCGCCGCTCCATCCCGTCCGGGCGCAGCAGCGGTTTCAATCCCTGCATCGAGCCGATCTCGTTCAGGGTGAAGGCGAGGAAGCAGAACAGGAACGACACGATTGTTCCGGGATCGAATTCCGGCCGGGTCAATCCGGAGAAAAACGGCGCCAGCGCCGCCGGCCGGCCGCCGGCGCCCGCGGCTTCGCCGGTCCCGAACATCCCGAAGAACGCCGCGGCTCCGGCCGCCATCCCGCCGACGATGAGGAACGGCCGAACGGCCGCCGGCAGGAAACGGTGCGCGAGGAAGAGCGCGAAGACGAAAGGCCCGGCGAAGGCGAGGCGGCCGGAAGGCGTACCGGCGGATCCGCCCGCAAGAAGACGGGCGATCGTAGGAGCCAGAGTGAAGGCAATGAGAAGGACCACCGTCGCCGTTACCCGGCGGGTGAAGACTCCGCGGAAGACGTCGAAAAGTCCGGCCGCCGACAGGAGCGCGAGGAGCGCGCCGCAGAGCCCGGCCGCCGTGTAGACGGCGTCCGGCGTCGCCCGGCTCCCCAGGATGCCGAGCAGAAGCGCCGAGGCCGGGCCGGCGACCAGCGTCAACCGGTGCCCGAAGAACGCCTGTCCAAGCGTCAACAGCGCCGCCGCGAACGCCGCCTTCTGCAGGTAGACGGTCCGGAAACCGGGGTCCAGGGCGTGATGATCGGCGGCGATCGTTCCGGAGATGACCACGAACGGAAGCGACAGCGCCAGCCACTGCAGGGCATAGGACGCCGTTACCGCCGCGGGCATCCGGTCGTCGAGGCCGAATCGAAGCTTCAATGGGGCACCCGTTCGCGCATCTCTTGAGATTTTAACCGGTTATGGAAAATGTGTCGCCGGAAGGAAACCGCGCCGATTCCGGATTCATCACAAAATCATGCAATAAAAGTGCGTAATAAATCGGCCATGGGGTTCCGTCCCGCCGCGACGGGTCGCGCGCGACGGGAGGAAAAGGGGGTATGGATGATGGAAAAAGCCAGGAAGCTTTCCGTCGCGGTGAAACCGATACCGGAAGGGTACCATTCCATCACCGCGTGCATGACCGTCAAGGACGCCGCGAAGGCCATCGATTGGTACAAGAAGGCCTTCGGCGCCGAGGA is a genomic window of Thermodesulfobacteriota bacterium containing:
- a CDS encoding hemerythrin domain-containing protein, which codes for MTPATVLKEEHAGVGIMLGILERICDRLQEGTYPDPGHIERILEFLKVFVDTCHHGKEEDFLFPGIAEAGGREERELVASLLSDHRNGRSFIRGMEEAFPAARKGDGPAVNRFVGNARKYIALLRSHIDREDRELLPRVDAVLGKERQEALVGEFERIEEERIGRGKHEEFHLLMDRLREIYPA
- a CDS encoding purine/pyrimidine permease; the protein is MKLRFGLDDRMPAAVTASYALQWLALSLPFVVISGTIAADHHALDPGFRTVYLQKAAFAAALLTLGQAFFGHRLTLVAGPASALLLGILGSRATPDAVYTAAGLCGALLALLSAAGLFDVFRGVFTRRVTATVVLLIAFTLAPTIARLLAGGSAGTPSGRLAFAGPFVFALFLAHRFLPAAVRPFLIVGGMAAGAAAFFGMFGTGEAAGAGGRPAALAPFFSGLTRPEFDPGTIVSFLFCFLAFTLNEIGSMQGLKPLLRPDGMERRTRRGMTVAGIANVVAGALGVIGPVDYTLSPGVIAASGCGSRFPLVPAAVLLLLASFSPAVLGAVGAIPPTVIGGILVYTLAGQVAAGMIAAFQDGSFRFEDGLVIGLPLLAGTVTAFLPAAALEGIPAMLRPVAGNGFVVGIVTVLVLDRLFRERQAG